A region of Natribaculum luteum DNA encodes the following proteins:
- a CDS encoding ABC transporter ATP-binding protein has product MVAIRADGLEKSYGSVDALSGMSVSVSRGELFGFLGPNGAGKTTTIRVLTGQITPDCGTATVLETDPVAEPIETRRRVGILPEQESPPSFLTPREYFEFVGKVRDIAPDRVTSRVETWAGRLGFRSKLDTLHTDLSRGQQQKVMITQAFLHEPDVVFIDEPLANLDPLVQEQVKRFLVAYAADDNAVFVSTHNIDVAADVCTRVGIVADGRLVAERDLTDGSEDGDSLLEAFLTHVDEADPRDVPAQATGQP; this is encoded by the coding sequence ATGGTCGCCATACGGGCAGACGGACTCGAGAAGTCGTACGGTTCTGTCGACGCGTTGTCTGGAATGAGCGTCAGCGTGTCTCGCGGCGAACTGTTCGGCTTTCTCGGTCCGAACGGCGCTGGAAAGACGACGACGATCCGCGTCCTGACGGGACAGATCACCCCCGACTGCGGGACTGCGACGGTACTCGAGACCGACCCCGTCGCGGAGCCGATCGAGACGCGACGCCGCGTCGGCATCCTCCCCGAACAGGAGTCACCGCCGAGTTTCCTCACGCCGCGTGAGTACTTCGAGTTCGTCGGGAAGGTACGCGACATCGCTCCCGACCGGGTGACGTCGCGGGTCGAAACGTGGGCAGGTCGACTCGGCTTTCGGAGCAAACTCGACACGCTCCACACCGACCTCTCCCGGGGGCAACAACAGAAAGTGATGATCACACAGGCGTTCCTCCACGAACCCGACGTGGTCTTCATCGACGAGCCGCTCGCGAACCTCGATCCGCTGGTCCAGGAACAGGTCAAGCGATTCCTGGTCGCCTACGCCGCTGACGACAACGCCGTCTTCGTCTCGACGCACAACATCGACGTCGCCGCGGACGTCTGTACTCGCGTCGGCATCGTCGCCGACGGACGTCTCGTCGCCGAGCGCGACCTCACGGACGGATCCGAGGACGGCGACTCGCTACTCGAGGCGTTCCTGACGCACGTCGACGAGGCCGACCCGCGAGACGTGCCGGCCCAGGCGACGGGACAGCCATGA
- a CDS encoding serine hydrolase produces MTRRGPTRRSVLAGIGAVSAAAVAPAVADSSQPATDASATQEGPLADREELEAFLDGVMDSHLEDHDVAGATVAIVDGDETFAKGYGYADVDAETPVDAEETLFRIGSVSKLFTWTAAMQAVERGDVAIDEDVDAALEAVDLPETYDDPIRLDHLATHTPGFEERLRGTFVQNEVDLEPLEAVLRTEMPARVRPPGEFAAYSNYGSALAGQLVAETAGSSFEAVVEERILEPLSMERSTFAQPVPDDLAGSLSKGYGADGTSEGEFEYVGIPPAGAMSATATDMATFARAFLQDGAVDGGRILEAETVAEMHRRRFGHDERLNGIAFGFYEMSRNGVRVVGHGGDTELFHSLLFLLPERDVGVFVSYNSVGGIDAREAFVDAFFERYFPESASETPTPDGSPERADAIAGTYRSNRIPYTTSEKFVGFPSTISVSVDDEGRLVTEPLGGETTRWVEVEPLLFEEVDGPDRLAFREEDGEITHLFLDSTPVTAFERLSRRERPLVQLGLLGISALVFLTAAVGWPLAAGWRRYRGTATVDGNSPLRYARWVAGATSVTFLAFVGAFAALLASDPTSFLLGDPLAFRLLLAVPLLGAIGATLTVGLTAWAWYERQWGPLVRLHYTVVALAGVAFCWVLAYWNLLWYQM; encoded by the coding sequence GTGACCCGACGCGGCCCGACGCGGCGGTCCGTTCTCGCGGGCATCGGTGCCGTCAGTGCAGCGGCAGTTGCACCCGCAGTTGCGGATTCGAGCCAGCCAGCGACTGACGCCAGCGCGACACAGGAGGGCCCCCTCGCCGACCGCGAGGAACTCGAGGCGTTCCTCGATGGCGTGATGGACTCGCACCTCGAGGACCACGACGTCGCCGGTGCGACGGTCGCCATCGTCGACGGCGACGAGACGTTCGCGAAAGGGTACGGCTACGCCGACGTCGACGCCGAAACGCCGGTCGACGCCGAGGAGACGCTCTTTCGGATCGGCTCGGTGTCGAAGCTGTTCACCTGGACCGCCGCCATGCAGGCGGTCGAACGCGGCGACGTAGCGATCGACGAGGACGTCGACGCGGCGCTCGAGGCGGTCGACCTCCCCGAGACGTACGACGACCCGATCAGACTGGATCACCTCGCGACCCACACGCCCGGCTTCGAGGAACGCCTCCGGGGAACGTTCGTCCAGAACGAGGTGGACCTGGAGCCACTCGAGGCGGTGCTCCGGACGGAGATGCCGGCCCGGGTGCGGCCGCCGGGCGAGTTCGCGGCCTACTCGAACTACGGCTCGGCGCTCGCCGGCCAGCTGGTCGCCGAGACCGCCGGCTCGTCGTTCGAGGCGGTCGTCGAGGAGAGAATCCTCGAGCCGCTCTCGATGGAACGAAGTACGTTCGCCCAGCCGGTCCCCGACGACCTTGCGGGATCTCTCTCGAAGGGGTACGGAGCCGACGGCACCAGCGAGGGCGAGTTCGAGTACGTCGGCATCCCGCCTGCGGGGGCGATGAGCGCCACGGCGACCGACATGGCGACGTTCGCGCGGGCGTTCCTGCAAGACGGCGCGGTCGACGGTGGGCGGATCCTCGAGGCGGAGACGGTCGCGGAGATGCACCGCCGGCGGTTCGGCCACGACGAGCGACTGAACGGGATCGCCTTTGGCTTCTACGAGATGAGCAGAAACGGCGTCCGCGTGGTCGGTCACGGCGGCGACACGGAGCTCTTTCACAGCCTCCTGTTTTTGCTCCCCGAACGCGACGTGGGCGTGTTCGTCTCCTACAACAGCGTCGGCGGGATCGACGCGAGAGAGGCGTTCGTCGACGCGTTCTTCGAGCGGTACTTCCCGGAATCGGCGTCGGAGACGCCGACGCCGGACGGCTCGCCGGAACGAGCCGACGCGATCGCCGGCACCTACCGCTCGAACCGGATTCCGTACACGACCTCCGAGAAGTTCGTCGGGTTCCCCTCGACGATCTCCGTCTCGGTCGACGACGAGGGGCGACTCGTCACCGAACCCCTCGGCGGCGAGACGACGCGATGGGTCGAAGTCGAACCGCTGCTGTTCGAGGAAGTCGACGGTCCCGACCGACTCGCCTTTCGCGAGGAGGACGGCGAGATCACGCACCTCTTTCTCGACAGCACACCGGTCACGGCCTTCGAGCGGCTCTCCAGGCGCGAACGGCCGCTCGTCCAGCTCGGACTGCTCGGGATCTCGGCGCTGGTCTTTCTCACCGCTGCGGTCGGCTGGCCGCTGGCCGCCGGCTGGCGACGCTACCGGGGGACGGCCACCGTCGACGGCAACTCGCCGCTTCGGTACGCCCGCTGGGTTGCGGGGGCGACGAGCGTGACGTTTCTCGCGTTCGTCGGAGCGTTCGCCGCCCTCCTCGCGAGCGATCCGACCAGCTTCTTGCTCGGCGATCCGCTCGCGTTCCGCCTGCTGCTGGCTGTCCCGCTGCTCGGGGCGATCGGTGCCACGCTGACCGTCGGGCTGACCGCGTGGGCGTGGTACGAGCGTCAGTGGGGGCCGCTCGTCCGGCTTCACTACACGGTCGTCGCCCTCGCCGGCGTCGCCTTCTGCTGGGTGCTCGCCTACTGGAACCTGCTGTGGTACCAGATGTGA